From the genome of Mauremys reevesii isolate NIE-2019 linkage group 24, ASM1616193v1, whole genome shotgun sequence:
agGGCCCTTCCCTGCCTGCAAGgaaatagctaaaggtgaacagagagatcaggtgactcccggcccaggaaagagagagagcccAGAGAAGGAGTAGCTGGAGggggtttttcagtttggggctggctggggatgaggagtgagggcagacgggattgtctggctcgctggatcccagaatggacccggcggaggggtcccgttcgctgtacctacaagctctgttttagcccgtgttcttgtcatctaataaacatctgttttactggctggctgagagtcacatctgactgcgaagtgggggggcttccccaggaccctgctggggcgggctcgctgtgggatgcgcacggaggggcagaggatgctgaatgctcccaggagagacccaggaggtgaagccgtgtgagcttcttgccctgacaagagtctgctccatgggagaggaggctccccaaagtcctgcctggctctgtggggagcagttccagagcatcgcccggggactccgtgacaacccCCGACTATTAGAGCCTAGTAGGTGTCAGGGTCTGCTGGCAGGACTCCTAATGAGTAGTGAGCTTTTCCAGATTCACATTAGGTACAGAACTGTACCCCTTCTCCGCCAGCAGGTTCACGCCAGGGGAACAAAGCTGGACCCAAGCTGGCGCCTCAGGGTCAGGACTGTTTCCCACCTGCGCCAAgctgcctccccaccctccacccagcTGCTGATGTTACCTCCAGGAGCTGCCTCTGCTCTGGCGAGAGACGGTGCAGGCACTCCACCACCAGCCAGCTGCACTTGTTGTCCTGGATGTCAGTGCCAATCTTACCCGTCAGGTTTGGATCCCCAAAGCAATCAAGGAAGTCGTCCTATGGGCAGAAAGCCAGTTACAGGCCTCCGCACTGTGAGCTTCCCAGTCCCAGTGCCCAggaacaccctggggcagggaggagtctccTACCTGGATCTGGAAGAACTCGCCCATCTCCAGCAAGATGGCTTTGGCGTTGGCATGCTCCTCCTCACTGTCAATGCCGGCCTGAGAGACGGGAGGGGCTGAGACACTTGCTGGCATGTTCCAGCACCTGCATCCCCCAACCTGTTATATCCTTCCCCACCACCTTTCTTCCCTACCCCACTTCACCTGATCCTCAGACACCAgctcccctccatcccagcctcccaccccttccacacccccactccccttgACATGGGACTCCCCTGGTCAGCCTGGCTCACACCCCATGGCCTCTCCATTGCTGCTTGAACCCACATAACCAGCAGCTGGAGCTACACTCACCATGTACATAGCAGCTGCAACCGGCAGGTAGAAGGAATAGAAGGCGGTCTTGTATTTAACGATTGCCTTGTACCTGCCAGACAGTATCCACACTCAGTAACACTGGCCTCAGGTCAACTTAAGTCCCTGTATCCAGTCAGTGCAGACACTGGGGTCACTTCCTGTGGGAGAGGTCGGGTACAAGTCCTGCTCCGCAACAGGGGAATCAAGTgtcccagctggaggagacagaGCGTCCCTTCTCCAGCTGGTTTGGAGGGATAAGTTGCTCCTGCAGGGCTGTCCCCAGAGCCCAATGGGCCTGGGAGAGAGGTAAGCACCCCTCTCTGACAACTCCCAAGCTAGACAGAGCTAGCAGAACTCTGAAGTGATAGGACTATTTGAGAGTTAAGGTCACCTCTCAACCTAGAGAACCGAGgactccactcctcccccaccgGGCAGGATTCTTCTGCCCCAGCACCTCACCTCTGCACAGTGAAACGACTAAGATCAACGTGGCCAGGCGGAGCGGTGATGAGGTCCAGTGCCTGTCCCAGCTCAGTCTGGTATGAGGTCTGGGGACAAGAGATGTTATATGGACCCAACCCTACATGACAATGTTCACACTACCCTCTGAGAAGAGACCCAGGAGCCACCTACCTCAGGCAGCACATGGGGAGCCTGAGTGCCCACCCCCTCACCATCACTGAAGGGCGGGGGGCAGGAATTGCCATCTCACTGTCACTGCCCCACAGGCACTCCCCTCCAGTGCTGCAGGGATGCAGCCCCGGGGCAATGCACAGGAAAGGCAGAGACTTTCCAGGAACAAAGCAGAGAGATTTGGACAAGGTCTGAAGTGCCTTTGAGTGCAGCGAGGTGGGGGTGACCCAGGGATGGGAGATCTTGGGGGCACAGGGACCAGCCCCACCTCCAGGAAGAGCTCAAGTAGGTGCACGTAGTAGGGCTGCCCCCGGCAGTATTTCTTCAGCAACTGGTAGATACAGGACTCGAGGAGGAAGGAATCATTCACAGCATCCAAACCAATTCCCTCCTGCAACAGAACAAGAACAGGTTACACCAGCAGGTCCAGGCACTCCCATGCCCACTTTCTAGAGACTCCTCCACCTCTCCCCCAATACCCCAGGCACCCCACCCTCATTCTCaccctccccagtgcccccactAAGACCCCAACAGCCTCTATTACCTTCTTATACCAGCAGGGTTGGCCACGTCGGGTGAGTGAGAAGTCCATGATATCATCAGCCACCAGAAAAAAAGCTTGGAGCTACAATAAAAGGAGTTATAAGATAAACTTGCACAAGGCCCCATTACAGAGCTTCTGCATCCCAAAATCCCACCTTGACGCTGAGATACCACCCCAATAAGAGCATCTTCAGCTCCAGGTTGAGCCTGATTCAGAGTAAACACTAACCAGCTCGATGCACCAGCCAACGGTCAAGGCACATTGGAAGCTTTCTGGGTCCTGCTGCTCTGGCCCCACCAGCTCCCGGAAGGCAGCCAGCACTGTCAGGCCCCGGTTGTACTTCCCACCTGGGGTGTTGTATTCCAGAATCTGGAGAGGACACAAGGGGAAAGGAAGCTGTGCAGTCATCCCTGGAGGGCCTCATCCCACAGTTCcctgcccatgctgcagagaggtACAAAGCCCACCTGCACTGTACGCACTGTGAGGAGGAATCTTTCGCTGGTCCCAGGGGGATGAGGGCCCTGCCTTAGTATCACAGTACCGCCATACAATCAACAGCTAGGGACCTATCACCCTAGAAAGCAAGA
Proteins encoded in this window:
- the FDPS gene encoding farnesyl pyrophosphate synthase, with translation MSGAGAAADRAAFVGFFPRVLRDLTADGLQHPEVGDAVARLKEILEYNTPGGKYNRGLTVLAAFRELVGPEQQDPESFQCALTVGWCIELLQAFFLVADDIMDFSLTRRGQPCWYKKEGIGLDAVNDSFLLESCIYQLLKKYCRGQPYYVHLLELFLETSYQTELGQALDLITAPPGHVDLSRFTVQRYKAIVKYKTAFYSFYLPVAAAMYMAGIDSEEEHANAKAILLEMGEFFQIQDDFLDCFGDPNLTGKIGTDIQDNKCSWLVVECLHRLSPEQRQLLEENYGQKSLEKVAKVKELYETVGMREAYQECEESSYRRLEELVEKHANHLPKAIFLGLAQKIYKRQK